A single genomic interval of Paenibacillus macerans harbors:
- a CDS encoding right-handed parallel beta-helix repeat-containing protein produces MKFRKILLASLSLGLALGLGLAAGNAQSPSASAAGTEFYVATSGSDSNAGTSNAPWKTLQHAADVAPAGSTVYVRGGVYNQKLKITRSGSASQGPIVFTNYGNETPVIDGTGLSVNGSEGLIELEDVNYVTVQGFEVRGFTTASKNAVPIGIYVHGAGGFINLSNNKVHDIKNTATPSGSGRLGRDAHGIAVYGTKAPDSIHDLTISGNELYNLVLGSSEALVLNGNVDGFAVTGNLVHDNDNIGIDLIGFEGTAPKTAYDQARNGLVKGNRVYNNSVKNNPSYGKDDNSAGGIYVDGGKDSIIEQNYSYSNDIGLEIASEHAGKSTSNITVRSNVIYNNRLTGIAMGGYDEERGSTVNCKIVNNTVYKNDTLNGYNGQLLVQYDTQNNVIKNNIFVANSTDVLIYNEYTKNTGNVVDYNLYFAPGGSSEATWTWKNKEYTGFSSYQKGTGNDAHSLFADPKFVNAANGDFHLQSSSPAIDAGNTDTAIIGTEDIDGEPRVKGSAVNIGADE; encoded by the coding sequence ATGAAATTCCGGAAAATTTTACTGGCGAGTTTGAGTCTGGGGTTGGCTTTAGGACTTGGTTTGGCGGCCGGAAATGCGCAGTCCCCTTCCGCCTCCGCGGCCGGCACGGAATTCTATGTGGCGACGAGCGGCAGCGACTCCAACGCGGGAACAAGCAACGCACCGTGGAAGACGCTGCAGCATGCGGCCGATGTGGCCCCCGCGGGCAGCACGGTTTACGTCCGGGGCGGCGTGTACAATCAAAAACTGAAGATTACCCGCTCCGGCTCCGCTTCTCAGGGTCCCATTGTGTTCACCAACTATGGCAACGAGACCCCCGTCATTGACGGCACCGGACTTTCGGTCAACGGCAGCGAAGGGCTGATCGAGCTGGAGGATGTCAATTACGTTACTGTTCAGGGGTTTGAAGTCCGCGGGTTTACCACGGCATCCAAGAACGCGGTACCTATAGGTATTTATGTCCATGGCGCAGGCGGCTTCATTAATCTGTCCAACAACAAAGTCCATGACATCAAAAACACGGCCACCCCAAGCGGCAGCGGCCGGCTGGGCCGGGACGCCCACGGCATCGCGGTTTATGGCACGAAAGCTCCCGATTCGATACACGACCTGACGATCAGCGGCAATGAGCTGTACAATCTCGTGCTGGGCTCCAGCGAAGCGCTCGTTTTAAACGGCAACGTAGACGGCTTTGCGGTGACCGGCAACCTCGTTCACGACAATGACAACATCGGGATCGATCTGATCGGCTTTGAGGGAACCGCCCCGAAGACCGCTTACGATCAGGCGCGGAACGGGCTCGTGAAAGGCAACCGGGTGTACAACAATTCCGTTAAAAATAACCCGTCCTACGGGAAAGACGACAACTCGGCCGGCGGCATTTATGTGGATGGCGGCAAGGACAGCATTATCGAGCAGAACTACAGCTACAGCAACGACATCGGCCTCGAAATCGCCTCCGAACATGCCGGCAAATCCACCAGCAATATTACGGTGCGCAGCAACGTGATCTATAACAACCGGCTGACCGGCATCGCCATGGGCGGTTACGACGAAGAGCGCGGCTCTACCGTAAACTGCAAGATCGTCAACAACACAGTGTACAAAAACGACACTTTAAACGGTTATAACGGCCAGCTTCTTGTGCAGTACGATACGCAAAACAACGTAATCAAAAACAATATTTTCGTGGCCAACTCCACGGATGTTTTGATCTACAATGAATACACCAAAAACACCGGCAACGTTGTGGATTACAATTTGTATTTTGCTCCGGGCGGCAGCTCGGAAGCGACTTGGACCTGGAAAAATAAAGAATATACGGGATTCTCCTCGTATCAAAAGGGAACCGGCAATGATGCGCATTCGCTGTTTGCCGATCCCAAATTCGTGAACGCCGCGAACGGCGACTTCCATCTGCAGTCATCGTCTCCGGCGATCGATGCCGGGAACACGGACACCGCCATCATCGGAACCGAGGATATTGACGGGGAGCCCCGCGTGAAAGGCAGCGCCGTGAATATCGGCGCCGATGAATAA
- a CDS encoding C40 family peptidase, whose amino-acid sequence MSMKVDTGKLEELSAKLKTLGNQVENSERRVYQDLSRLVQDVRSEYDERSVQRALDEVNNRLRNITKLAKLVTDELYEKAGGLKQAAQAYLDSEEAANRATQQKFIPPSSYYSKDGVIAGEGSSAYLKDPLFEDPVVQKLHAQTLNGTEEGQEEAKQQLDKIFKARYDIARAQVAYSVYKAFNNKPLMDGAHKEAERLRKVLKDLGISEGFYEENVNLSGLYKESPISACSYDPSFRITKDDKFVPVLIPQDNQYTYLLGLAMKEGPEGAWAKAQLNEIHKLLTEIGRAQAAWHEYKAKNMQNEMNGAHAYAEKLRLTLKEKHSMSSEMVDDADYKILWTGVAGKALKDESRETEVLEKLDLTALSKMNLNIKKIKNKKEKVQALYERNKWLLPYITKDLSNKDVMNSLKKFQQHYSKYKQRYVSVSQKTGVPPELIAAIHWREGSGDFSKYLHNGDPLGKKTVNVPKGIFFTEWEDAAIHALNLKKYVRDTVGIDGSSKDIAKMMTFAEYYNGLGYINHKVNSVYVFSGTNIPLEGKYYKDRVFTYGPVVDKNPGVAIMLLSILEVPSQTGAPSSQPLPSETSKSLQAAVKGIEAAREQVLELAKQFEGKVPYYMDGNRPKYMDPKSPPKAMDCSDFTSAIYRTVLRDLKVGSNIDIGANTGTQIKSGLEVWTKGKEGAGAFDVSDLKQGDLVLFNSPNSSQVGHVGFYLGDGKFIHESGTNKKGGNVKVSELKGYWLTTQKPIAVRRIIGDDGIVYSQNGKKVGSIK is encoded by the coding sequence ATGAGCATGAAGGTGGATACCGGGAAATTAGAAGAGCTCTCCGCGAAGCTGAAAACACTAGGCAATCAAGTAGAGAACAGCGAGCGCAGGGTTTATCAAGATTTATCCAGGTTAGTGCAAGATGTACGAAGCGAATACGATGAACGGTCTGTTCAACGAGCACTGGATGAAGTGAACAATAGACTGCGGAATATTACGAAATTGGCGAAATTAGTAACCGATGAACTTTACGAAAAAGCTGGCGGACTAAAACAAGCGGCACAGGCCTACCTGGATAGTGAGGAAGCAGCCAACAGAGCTACACAACAGAAATTTATCCCGCCTTCTTCTTACTACTCGAAGGATGGAGTTATCGCCGGTGAAGGCTCATCAGCCTACTTGAAGGATCCCTTGTTCGAAGACCCGGTGGTGCAAAAGCTGCACGCACAAACCCTCAACGGTACGGAAGAGGGGCAGGAAGAAGCCAAGCAGCAACTGGACAAGATTTTTAAAGCCAGATACGACATTGCCCGGGCGCAAGTAGCCTATTCCGTTTATAAAGCATTTAATAACAAGCCATTGATGGATGGGGCGCATAAAGAGGCGGAAAGGCTTAGAAAAGTGTTGAAGGACCTGGGAATTAGTGAAGGCTTTTACGAGGAAAACGTAAACTTAAGCGGACTTTATAAAGAATCGCCTATCTCGGCTTGCTCTTACGATCCTTCGTTTCGGATCACGAAAGACGATAAGTTTGTACCGGTTCTGATTCCGCAGGATAACCAGTATACATATTTGTTAGGCTTGGCCATGAAGGAGGGGCCCGAAGGTGCCTGGGCCAAGGCTCAGCTGAACGAAATACATAAACTGCTCACCGAAATCGGCCGGGCCCAAGCAGCTTGGCATGAATATAAAGCGAAAAACATGCAAAACGAAATGAACGGCGCGCATGCGTACGCGGAGAAACTCAGATTAACATTGAAGGAAAAGCATTCCATGTCTTCGGAAATGGTGGATGATGCCGATTATAAGATACTGTGGACGGGGGTTGCGGGGAAGGCCTTAAAGGATGAATCCAGAGAGACAGAAGTTTTAGAAAAATTGGATCTGACCGCACTAAGTAAAATGAACCTAAATATTAAAAAAATAAAGAATAAAAAAGAAAAAGTTCAGGCGTTATACGAGCGTAATAAGTGGCTATTGCCTTATATAACAAAGGATCTTTCAAATAAGGATGTTATGAATTCCTTGAAGAAATTTCAGCAGCATTATTCAAAATACAAACAGAGATATGTGTCTGTTTCCCAAAAAACCGGCGTGCCCCCTGAATTAATAGCGGCCATCCACTGGCGGGAGGGCTCCGGTGACTTTAGTAAGTATCTACATAATGGAGATCCGCTCGGGAAAAAAACAGTAAACGTTCCAAAGGGAATATTTTTTACGGAATGGGAGGATGCGGCAATTCATGCTCTGAATTTAAAAAAATACGTCCGAGATACTGTCGGGATTGACGGTTCTTCTAAGGATATTGCTAAAATGATGACTTTTGCGGAGTATTACAATGGCCTAGGATATATCAATCACAAGGTAAATAGTGTATATGTGTTTAGCGGTACAAATATACCGTTAGAAGGGAAGTATTATAAAGATAGAGTTTTTACCTACGGTCCTGTAGTCGATAAAAATCCTGGTGTAGCAATCATGTTATTGTCCATTTTGGAAGTACCAAGCCAAACGGGTGCTCCATCCAGTCAGCCTCTGCCTTCGGAAACAAGTAAATCACTTCAAGCTGCCGTTAAAGGGATTGAAGCTGCAAGGGAGCAGGTACTGGAATTAGCCAAACAGTTCGAGGGAAAGGTTCCATACTATATGGACGGAAACAGACCCAAATATATGGATCCAAAGTCACCGCCAAAAGCAATGGATTGCTCGGACTTTACTTCGGCTATTTACCGGACGGTTCTGCGCGACCTGAAAGTTGGATCGAATATCGACATTGGGGCCAATACCGGCACTCAAATTAAATCCGGATTAGAAGTATGGACGAAAGGAAAAGAGGGTGCGGGAGCATTCGATGTCTCTGATTTGAAACAGGGTGACCTGGTTTTATTTAATTCGCCCAATTCGTCCCAGGTTGGTCATGTAGGGTTCTATCTGGGAGACGGGAAATTTATTCACGAGAGCGGAACAAACAAAAAGGGTGGAAATGTGAAGGTCTCTGAACTTAAAGGATATTGGCTGACGACCCAAAAGCCTATAGCCGTCCGTAGAATTATAGGCGATGATGGGATTGTTTATAGTCAAAACGGTAAAAAGGTGGGGAGCATCAAATGA